The following proteins are encoded in a genomic region of Candidatus Leptovillus gracilis:
- a CDS encoding PQQ-binding-like beta-propeller repeat protein, which produces MRCAPRINLLLPPVLSSRRWLTAVPLLLLVLLWHSLPTVAAQTQDEIVPYWQYAASARLSHLWPLDVNNDASDELLIVDETGRATLLQASGTRQWTYEAQGSVTAVGAVQAGRNKAIVLGGPNRLILLSDSGTEVWQRELTAVTPPLSLFTAAGEEAARVWQAQYPAIPAAILPLQWLPADSSSPGAASTEETPPNTPPTAAPLGETPQSDASEYILVVLQSGQMQVWDALGNMQWRYTRNTNPSLDASPHVLAADMNGDGRSEIILGSFNPRRFSQLTMLDAQGKLMWEQNISGRITALTTIHFNGVPYVAASTSRGEILVYNQAGQRLWLRTLNKPITSLVTMNLPQTAVLLAGTEVGTVVAFTDEGQRLWTRSLAPEANRPIIALSVSPTVSAEGQSLLSVILGGANRSSSPADVLLLNQEGRALTQLSAVDTTGLTQLVDVNHDGQSEVLLARFATVELLGLSSGASTIANEWNYSALFAAPSAVLVVDFDQDGSDEIFIGARDGRLHRLDNDGSLRWIAEPGGVIVHLDAIVQNNGEPPLIVVIHNDSQPGLNSQERIKGVIELRQANGDKTWQHEVPAEITAVLVAQLQGDDAPEIIIGTAAGSVYIYDLNEQRLWSTAIDGLVNQFVVQTNPNLKAPELLAVSQNLIYRLREGRIPDIITAYPANISQVYPANPLAPAVGAALIAIGQNNTVSGLDWRGVPLAQWPIHLSRRPSVSLPITIPPPDTDESVGASSEALLIATNTGELLYLALSPDTPQIAWRLPDLPGITALHWGDLDSDDLPEIVVGDSSGNISLYTTTGNPTLATRLNVLSGVHSLKALQSASRQSADLLVVTENGLVQLFRAKENRPPLLTHPRVDQSQTLYNFSVAVQDVERDNVAVRLELFNAADDKWTAVTTQSVSGSGTLFWQGVDPPGKETGVQYRLVYDDGYHVGVLTPPPASPPPAIGSPPAASPLGLVALGVVLSGGILFYGVRQSQTAAARASRFYRQLQQQPTQTLLLLENQYTHNSNSTEFLLNLSNQARQDKNPLLTSLSEGLYLLSNRPQTGMSLINVSLEDIAQQSPPWACCARWTATFKTGQALLDAPTITELSLLQPQLVALLDVLETAKRPSPVMDALLPILTNLRDSQRVERSDDRLVYLNEANLLVGLLREQLPDFSTTIEWMLARAIVKRWSGLLSAEIEELRGQADLTVQLKTKRLAPNGRTDIVLQISNNGRAPAENILVMLDENPAYQVLSDPRLISNLLPGQNWQVSFNLEPRVKDRFRLALSITYNDRNKRDKQVAFADMVQLIIPQRSFSAIPNPYLPGTPLRHDSLLFFGREELFTFVAENAGRFSQRNVLILIGQRRTGKTSFLLRLRQNLPQHLLPVYLDCQSLGVIAGMPAFLYELAWQIADALATRQLQISVPEPHVWQDDPTIHFQRRFLPEVQALLPPGTMLLLVFDEFEAFENLVNDGLLPPTFFTYMRHLMQHSEGLSFVFVGTRHLEEMSADYWSVLFNIALYQKIGFLNDTAMTHLICDPVAPNLVYDDLALDKIRRVTAGHPYFLQLVCYTLVKQANSRRASYITISDVNAALDEMMRLGEVHFAYLWQRSSFAERAVLTAVAHLMDVEMLFRPEDLMHYLGVYGIDLTPTEVTTALNSLVEREILAEASAGVTTQYELKIGLVGLWVAQHKSLSKLHAEKEANRAPLTAL; this is translated from the coding sequence ATGCGCTGCGCCCCCCGGATTAACCTCCTGCTGCCGCCTGTTTTGTCTTCCCGGCGCTGGCTGACGGCCGTTCCCCTCTTGCTGCTGGTCCTGCTCTGGCACAGCTTGCCGACTGTGGCGGCGCAGACGCAGGATGAGATCGTGCCGTATTGGCAGTATGCCGCTTCTGCCCGCCTGAGCCATCTGTGGCCGCTGGACGTGAACAACGACGCCAGCGATGAGCTGCTCATTGTAGATGAAACAGGGCGCGCCACCTTGCTGCAAGCCTCTGGCACGCGGCAGTGGACGTATGAGGCACAGGGGAGCGTAACGGCCGTTGGCGCAGTCCAGGCCGGGCGCAACAAAGCCATCGTTTTGGGCGGACCCAACCGGCTGATTCTGCTGTCCGATTCCGGCACAGAGGTATGGCAAAGGGAGCTGACGGCCGTCACGCCGCCGCTCTCCCTGTTCACCGCCGCTGGCGAAGAAGCAGCCCGCGTCTGGCAGGCGCAATATCCGGCCATCCCGGCGGCCATCCTACCGCTGCAATGGCTCCCGGCAGACAGTTCGTCACCTGGCGCTGCATCAACTGAGGAAACGCCACCCAATACGCCGCCGACCGCCGCGCCATTAGGCGAAACCCCGCAAAGCGACGCCAGCGAATATATTTTGGTCGTTTTGCAATCTGGTCAGATGCAGGTATGGGATGCCCTGGGCAACATGCAGTGGCGCTACACCCGCAACACCAACCCATCGCTGGATGCTTCGCCCCATGTCCTGGCAGCCGATATGAACGGCGACGGCCGTTCGGAAATCATTCTGGGCAGCTTTAACCCCCGCCGCTTCAGCCAACTAACCATGTTAGACGCACAGGGCAAGTTGATGTGGGAGCAGAACATCTCCGGTCGCATCACCGCGCTCACCACCATCCACTTCAACGGCGTGCCCTACGTGGCCGCCAGCACCTCGCGCGGCGAAATTCTGGTCTACAACCAGGCTGGGCAGCGCCTCTGGCTGCGCACGCTCAACAAACCGATCACCAGTCTGGTGACGATGAACCTGCCGCAAACGGCCGTGCTGCTGGCCGGTACCGAAGTCGGCACAGTGGTCGCCTTCACCGACGAAGGGCAGCGCCTCTGGACGCGCAGCCTGGCCCCTGAAGCCAATCGCCCCATCATTGCCCTATCGGTGTCGCCCACCGTTTCCGCGGAAGGCCAATCGCTGTTGTCGGTTATTCTGGGAGGGGCAAACAGGAGCAGCAGCCCGGCCGATGTGCTGCTGCTGAACCAGGAAGGGCGCGCCCTGACCCAATTGTCGGCTGTAGACACCACCGGCCTGACGCAGTTGGTAGACGTAAACCACGATGGACAAAGTGAAGTGCTGCTGGCCCGGTTTGCCACAGTGGAGCTGTTGGGGTTGAGCAGCGGGGCCAGCACCATCGCCAATGAATGGAATTATTCGGCGCTGTTTGCCGCGCCCAGCGCTGTGTTGGTGGTGGATTTTGACCAAGACGGCAGCGATGAAATTTTTATTGGGGCGCGTGACGGCCGTCTGCACCGGCTGGACAACGATGGCTCTTTGCGCTGGATTGCCGAGCCGGGCGGGGTGATCGTCCACCTGGACGCCATCGTGCAAAACAATGGAGAGCCGCCGCTCATCGTTGTCATCCACAACGACAGCCAGCCCGGCCTAAACAGCCAGGAACGCATCAAAGGGGTGATTGAGCTGCGCCAGGCCAACGGCGACAAAACGTGGCAGCACGAAGTTCCGGCGGAGATAACCGCCGTTCTCGTGGCCCAGCTCCAGGGTGACGATGCGCCGGAGATTATCATCGGCACGGCCGCCGGCAGCGTTTATATTTACGACCTGAACGAGCAGCGTTTATGGTCTACGGCCATAGACGGTCTGGTGAACCAATTTGTTGTGCAAACCAACCCCAACTTGAAAGCGCCAGAGCTGTTGGCCGTCAGTCAGAATCTTATCTATCGCCTGCGCGAAGGGCGGATTCCGGACATTATCACCGCTTATCCGGCCAATATCAGCCAGGTTTATCCAGCCAATCCACTAGCACCGGCGGTCGGCGCTGCCCTGATAGCCATAGGGCAAAATAACACCGTCAGCGGCCTCGATTGGCGCGGCGTTCCGTTGGCTCAGTGGCCCATTCATCTGTCCAGACGGCCGTCTGTCAGTCTGCCCATCACCATCCCCCCGCCAGACACCGACGAAAGCGTGGGGGCCAGCAGCGAAGCGCTGCTGATTGCCACTAACACCGGTGAGCTTCTGTACCTGGCGCTCAGCCCGGACACACCGCAAATAGCCTGGCGGCTGCCCGATTTGCCGGGTATCACCGCGCTGCATTGGGGCGATTTAGACAGCGACGATTTGCCAGAAATTGTCGTGGGCGACAGCAGCGGCAATATCTCCTTGTATACCACCACCGGCAACCCCACCCTTGCGACACGGCTCAACGTCCTCAGCGGCGTCCACAGCCTGAAAGCGCTGCAATCGGCCAGCCGACAAAGCGCCGACCTGCTGGTGGTGACGGAAAACGGCCTGGTACAGCTTTTCCGCGCCAAAGAAAACCGGCCGCCATTGCTCACCCATCCCCGCGTAGACCAATCGCAGACGTTGTATAACTTTAGCGTCGCCGTGCAAGACGTGGAACGGGACAACGTGGCCGTGCGTTTAGAGCTGTTTAACGCGGCTGATGATAAGTGGACGGCCGTTACCACCCAGAGCGTCAGCGGCAGCGGCACATTGTTCTGGCAAGGCGTGGACCCGCCGGGCAAAGAAACTGGCGTTCAGTACCGCCTGGTATACGACGATGGCTACCATGTGGGCGTTCTAACACCCCCACCGGCGTCGCCGCCGCCGGCCATCGGCAGCCCACCAGCGGCATCCCCTTTGGGTCTTGTTGCGCTGGGCGTTGTCCTGAGCGGAGGTATATTGTTCTATGGAGTACGCCAATCACAAACGGCCGCTGCCCGTGCCAGCCGCTTTTACCGCCAGCTGCAGCAGCAGCCCACCCAAACCCTGCTGCTGTTGGAAAACCAGTACACCCACAACAGCAATTCCACCGAGTTTCTTTTGAATTTGTCTAACCAGGCGCGCCAGGACAAAAACCCACTGCTTACCAGTCTTAGTGAAGGGCTGTACTTATTGTCGAACCGTCCCCAAACAGGCATGTCGCTCATTAACGTCTCCCTGGAGGACATTGCCCAACAATCGCCCCCGTGGGCGTGCTGCGCGCGCTGGACAGCCACCTTTAAGACCGGTCAGGCGTTGTTAGATGCGCCCACCATCACCGAATTGAGTCTGTTACAGCCGCAGTTGGTGGCCTTACTCGACGTGCTGGAAACAGCAAAGCGTCCATCACCGGTGATGGACGCCCTGCTGCCCATTCTGACTAACCTGCGCGACAGCCAGCGGGTGGAACGCAGCGATGACCGCCTGGTTTACCTGAATGAAGCCAACTTGCTGGTAGGGCTGCTGCGTGAGCAGCTGCCTGATTTTTCGACGACCATCGAGTGGATGCTGGCGCGGGCCATCGTTAAGCGCTGGTCTGGGCTGCTGAGCGCGGAGATTGAGGAGCTGCGTGGGCAGGCCGACCTGACGGTGCAGCTAAAAACAAAGCGGCTGGCGCCTAACGGCCGTACCGACATCGTCCTGCAAATCAGCAATAACGGCCGTGCCCCGGCCGAAAATATCCTGGTCATGTTAGACGAAAATCCGGCCTATCAGGTGCTGAGCGACCCGCGCCTCATTTCCAATTTACTGCCCGGCCAGAACTGGCAGGTCAGCTTCAACCTGGAACCGCGCGTCAAAGACCGCTTCCGCCTGGCCCTCAGCATCACCTATAACGACCGCAACAAGCGCGACAAACAAGTCGCCTTCGCCGATATGGTGCAGCTAATCATCCCCCAACGCAGCTTCAGCGCCATCCCCAACCCCTACTTGCCGGGCACGCCCCTGCGCCACGACAGCCTGCTTTTTTTTGGGCGTGAAGAGCTGTTCACCTTTGTCGCCGAAAACGCCGGGCGGTTCTCGCAGCGCAACGTGCTGATCCTGATCGGTCAGCGGCGCACCGGCAAAACTTCCTTCCTGCTGCGTCTGCGCCAAAATTTGCCGCAGCATTTGCTGCCCGTATATCTGGACTGCCAATCGTTGGGCGTCATCGCCGGGATGCCCGCATTCCTATACGAATTGGCCTGGCAAATTGCCGACGCCCTGGCGACGCGCCAACTCCAGATCAGCGTACCCGAACCCCATGTCTGGCAAGACGACCCGACCATTCATTTTCAGCGCCGTTTTTTGCCAGAGGTGCAGGCGCTGCTGCCGCCGGGAACCATGCTGCTGCTGGTGTTTGACGAATTTGAAGCATTCGAGAATCTGGTCAATGATGGGCTGCTGCCGCCGACCTTTTTTACCTACATGCGCCATCTGATGCAGCACAGCGAAGGTTTGAGTTTTGTGTTTGTGGGCACGCGCCACCTGGAAGAGATGAGCGCCGATTATTGGTCGGTTTTGTTTAACATTGCCCTGTATCAGAAAATTGGCTTTCTAAACGACACGGCCATGACGCATCTGATCTGCGACCCAGTGGCGCCCAATCTGGTATACGACGACCTGGCGCTGGACAAAATCCGCCGGGTAACGGCCGGACATCCCTATTTTTTGCAGTTGGTCTGTTATACGCTGGTCAAGCAGGCCAATTCGCGCCGCGCCAGTTACATCACCATTTCCGATGTGAATGCGGCGCTGGATGAGATGATGCGCCTGGGGGAAGTGCATTTTGCTTATTTGTGGCAGCGTTCTAGTTTTGCGGAACGGGCGGTGTTAACGGCCGTTGCCCATCTGATGGACGTGGAAATGCTCTTCCGCCCGGAAGACCTGATGCACTACCTGGGGGTGTATGGCATTGACCTGACGCCGACCGAAGTGACGACAGCGCTCAATTCGCTGGTAGAACGGGAAATCCTGGCCGAAGCGTCGGCCGGCGTCACGACACAGTATGAGCTAAAAATTGGGCTGGTGGGTTTGTGGGTGGCCCAACACAAGAGCCTGAGCAAACTGCACGCGGAGAAAGAGGCCAACCGCGCCCCTCTCACAGCTCTTTAG